From the genome of Podarcis muralis chromosome 3, rPodMur119.hap1.1, whole genome shotgun sequence:
GTCGGGCTCCGCGGGGCAGCCGCTCCGCTCTTGGACGACTTCCAGCgcccttcttttccttcctcctccagggcTCAGGATGCCTCGCAAGCGCCGGGGGAAGACGCTGCCGCAGGCGCAGCCAGCTGGGACAGGACGCGCAGCCCCCGGGAGCGACGCCGAGGACTCCGGGGGTAGCCCGCCGCAGGAAGGCGCCTCGCCGCTGCAAGGGGAGCTGGAGCGCgtctgctgggagctggagcgGCTGCGCGGGCGGCGGGCGCAGCTGCGGGCGCAGCACGAGCTCCTGGAGCGGGAGGCGCAGGGGCTGCGCGCCGAGAGCCGGGAGTTCCTGGACTACGTGGCCAAGCGGGCGCAGCGGCGGGAGGGGGCGGCCGTGTTGCTGGGCGACGAGAGCCGGCAGCTGCTGGCGCACATCCAGCACGAGCGCCGGGAGCTCCTGGCCCGCTCCGCGGAGCAGGAGGCAGTGCTGCGCGCGGAGCTGCTCCGCCAGGAGGCCGAGCTGGCGCGGCTAAGCGCCGAGCTGGAGGAGCTGCGCGGGGTGCGCGCGCTGCAGCAGGAGCAGGCCGGCCGAGTGCGGGAGCTGCAGCGCGCGCAGGCGGCGGCCCGCAAGGAGCacgtgcagcggcggcaggaggcggCGGCGCGCTTCGCGCAAGCCAAGGCGGCGCAGGAACGCGAGGCACGGGAGCGGGCGGCGCGCGTGGCCGGAGAAGCGCACCAGGTGGCCGCGCGGTGCCTGCTGGAGCACAGGCGGGAGGCGCAGCGGCAGAACCGGGAGCTGAGGCAGGAGCTGGCGCGGCTGGTGGCGAGGGCGCGGGCGCTGCAGGCGCACAAGGACCGGCTGGAGGATCGCGTGCAGCgcttgcggcggcagcaggactcGCTGCGGGATTT
Proteins encoded in this window:
- the CCDC121 gene encoding LOW QUALITY PROTEIN: coiled-coil domain-containing protein 121 (The sequence of the model RefSeq protein was modified relative to this genomic sequence to represent the inferred CDS: deleted 1 base in 1 codon) → MPRKRRGKTLPQAQPAGTGRAAPGSDAEDSGGSPPQEGASPLQGELERVCWELERLRGRRAQLRAQHELLEREAQGLRAESREFLDYVAKRAQRREGAAVLLGDESRQLLAHIQHERRELLARSAEQEAVLRAELLRQEAELARLSAELEELRGVRALQQEQAGRVRELQRAQAAARKEHVQRRQEAAARFAQAKAAQEREARERAARVAGEAHQVAARCLLEHRREAQRQNRELRQELARLVARARALQAHKDRLEDRVQRLRRQQDSLRDLALLRRGAPKEESDRQRGRAETQEGGRPFSAAQGRRAASSHATAETLTRVLAERTLRRAYEEPGGSGQWLS